A region from the Arthrobacter gengyunqii genome encodes:
- a CDS encoding glycosyltransferase family 2 protein: MTAEPEVLGIYIPFWGDLGYLRTAVESVRSQTSPHWRLTVINDAYPDRAVDEYFAGLTGEPRIRYIRNPENCGITENFRRCVQMATEPRLTIMGCDDFMLPGYVETVMAAHRTAPRVGIIQPGVQVVDEHGKPSVTLTDSVKQKMLRPRTPPIRTLDGDRLMAGLMHGNWLYWPSLAFRRDAIQTHDFRDDFSVIQDLALILDLILDGEDLLVLSETVFCYRRHSSSASSLELVDGSRFEGERRFFRLAATLAGGKGWGRTRRAAKLHVTSRAHALVLVPGALRSKNFSAVPVLLRHAFGS; the protein is encoded by the coding sequence ATGACAGCAGAGCCGGAAGTGCTGGGCATTTACATTCCGTTCTGGGGGGATCTTGGCTATTTGCGGACCGCGGTGGAAAGCGTCCGCAGCCAGACGAGCCCCCATTGGCGCCTGACAGTTATCAACGATGCTTATCCGGACCGTGCCGTTGACGAGTACTTTGCCGGACTGACCGGGGAACCGCGGATCCGATACATCCGTAATCCGGAAAACTGCGGCATCACCGAGAATTTCCGTCGGTGTGTGCAGATGGCCACCGAGCCGCGGCTGACCATTATGGGCTGCGACGACTTCATGCTGCCCGGCTATGTCGAGACGGTGATGGCGGCCCATCGCACGGCTCCCCGTGTGGGGATCATCCAGCCCGGGGTCCAGGTGGTGGATGAGCACGGTAAACCGTCAGTCACGCTGACGGACAGCGTTAAGCAGAAGATGCTTCGCCCGCGGACTCCGCCCATCCGTACGCTCGACGGAGACCGCCTGATGGCGGGCCTGATGCATGGAAACTGGCTGTACTGGCCGTCCCTTGCCTTCCGGCGGGACGCTATCCAAACCCATGATTTCCGTGACGACTTTTCCGTGATTCAGGACCTTGCCCTGATTCTGGACCTGATCCTGGACGGCGAGGACCTGCTGGTCCTGTCGGAGACCGTCTTTTGCTACCGCCGGCACAGTTCCAGTGCGTCTTCCCTGGAATTGGTGGACGGGAGCCGGTTCGAGGGCGAGCGCCGCTTTTTCCGCCTCGCGGCCACTCTCGCTGGCGGGAAGGGATGGGGGCGCACCCGTAGGGCGGCAAAACTGCACGTGACCTCCCGTGCACATGCGCTGGTCCTGGTTCCGGGCGCTCTGCGTTCGAAAAACTTCAGTGCGGTGCCGGTTCTTCTGCGGCACGCCTTCGGCAGCTGA
- a CDS encoding sugar nucleotide-binding protein produces the protein MTVEFSKPLAARPTPIPGVVLYDLPVHGDNRGWFKENWQREKMLALGLRDFGPVQNNISFNEKAGTTRGIHAEPWDKYISVATGRIFGAWVDLREGPSFGTVFTAEMGPDTAIFIPRGVGNAFQTLEDNTAYTYLVNDHWSADAQGQYTFLNLADETAAIQWPIPLEKAELSDKDKAHPRLADVVPMPPKKILVLGADGQLGRALRAEYDGAGNVEFAARTDFDLTDPASFASRNWKNYSAVINAAAYTAVDTAETAEGRAAAWAINATAVARLARVAAEHRFTLVQVSSDYVFDGTAPLHDEQEPFSPLGVYGQSKAAGDTVVGAVPAHYIVRTSWVIGDGSNFVKTMASLAARGIAPSVVDDQIGRLTFTEDLAAGIRYLLESGAPYGTYNLTNTGPEASWAEIARDVFRLCGASPESVTGVSTAEYFAGKEGVAPRPLRSTLDLGKLEAAGFVPESAAKSLESYVRDLGEKS, from the coding sequence ATGACCGTAGAATTCTCCAAGCCCCTGGCTGCCCGCCCCACGCCCATTCCCGGCGTCGTCCTGTATGACCTTCCGGTCCACGGCGACAACCGCGGCTGGTTCAAGGAAAACTGGCAGCGGGAAAAGATGCTTGCGCTGGGACTGCGGGACTTCGGGCCGGTGCAGAACAACATTTCCTTCAACGAAAAGGCCGGCACCACCCGCGGCATCCACGCCGAGCCCTGGGACAAGTACATTTCCGTGGCCACGGGCCGGATCTTCGGCGCGTGGGTGGACCTGCGCGAGGGCCCGTCCTTCGGCACGGTCTTCACCGCCGAGATGGGCCCGGACACGGCCATCTTCATCCCGCGCGGGGTGGGCAACGCCTTCCAGACCCTGGAGGACAACACCGCCTACACGTACCTGGTCAATGACCACTGGAGCGCCGATGCCCAGGGGCAGTACACGTTCTTGAACCTCGCTGACGAGACCGCGGCCATCCAGTGGCCGATCCCGCTGGAAAAGGCGGAGCTCTCGGACAAGGACAAGGCCCATCCGCGGCTGGCCGATGTGGTGCCGATGCCGCCGAAGAAGATCCTGGTCCTGGGCGCTGACGGGCAGCTGGGCCGTGCCCTGCGCGCTGAGTACGACGGCGCCGGGAACGTTGAGTTCGCTGCCCGCACCGACTTTGACCTCACCGATCCCGCGTCCTTCGCGTCACGGAACTGGAAGAACTACTCAGCCGTCATCAACGCGGCCGCGTACACGGCCGTGGACACCGCTGAAACAGCCGAGGGCAGGGCGGCGGCCTGGGCCATCAACGCAACCGCCGTGGCCCGGCTGGCCCGGGTTGCGGCGGAGCACCGGTTCACCCTGGTGCAGGTTTCCTCGGACTATGTTTTTGACGGCACCGCACCGCTGCACGATGAACAGGAGCCGTTTTCCCCGCTGGGCGTGTACGGGCAGTCCAAGGCTGCCGGCGACACCGTGGTGGGGGCCGTGCCGGCGCACTACATCGTGCGCACATCCTGGGTGATCGGGGACGGCAGCAACTTCGTGAAGACCATGGCCTCACTGGCCGCCCGGGGGATCGCCCCGTCGGTGGTGGATGACCAGATCGGCCGGCTGACCTTCACCGAGGACCTGGCAGCGGGTATCCGGTATCTGCTGGAATCCGGTGCCCCGTACGGCACGTACAACCTCACGAACACCGGGCCCGAGGCTTCGTGGGCTGAGATCGCCCGCGACGTGTTCCGCCTCTGCGGCGCTTCGCCGGAGTCCGTCACGGGCGTGTCCACGGCGGAGTACTTCGCGGGCAAGGAGGGCGTGGCTCCGCGGCCGCTGCGCTCCACCCTGGACCTGGGCAAGCTTGAGGCGGCCGGCTTTGTGCCCGAGAGCGCGGCCAAGAGCTTGGAGAGCTATGTGCGAGATTTGGGAGAAAAATCATGA
- the rfbB gene encoding dTDP-glucose 4,6-dehydratase, translating into MQKLLVTGGAGFIGSNFVHYVLEHTDAQVTVLDKLTYAGNRASLQGLDPARFTLVVGDICDAALVDPLVAEADVVVHYAAESHNDNSLHDPRPFLDTNIIGTYTLIEAARKHGTRFHHISTDEVYGDLELDDPARFTEATPYNPSSPYSSTKAGSDLLVRAWVRSFGLQATISNCSNNYGPYQHVEKFIPRQITNVIDGVRPKLYGAGENVRDWIHANDHSSAVLTIIEKGEIGQTYLIGADGEKNNKEVVELILTHMGLPADAYDQVIDRPGHDLRYAIDSSKLRSELGWAPQFSNFEQGLADTIAWYREHEEWWRPQKDATEAKYKVQGQ; encoded by the coding sequence ATGCAAAAACTTCTGGTGACCGGCGGAGCCGGTTTTATTGGGTCTAACTTTGTCCATTACGTCCTGGAGCACACCGATGCGCAGGTTACGGTGCTGGACAAGCTCACCTATGCCGGCAACCGTGCCTCCCTGCAGGGCCTGGACCCGGCACGGTTCACCTTGGTCGTGGGCGATATCTGCGACGCCGCTCTGGTGGATCCGCTGGTGGCTGAGGCCGACGTCGTGGTGCACTACGCCGCTGAGTCCCACAACGACAATTCGCTGCATGACCCGCGCCCGTTCCTGGACACCAACATCATCGGCACCTACACGCTGATCGAAGCGGCACGCAAGCACGGCACCCGGTTCCACCACATCTCCACGGACGAGGTCTACGGCGACCTGGAACTGGATGACCCGGCACGGTTCACCGAAGCCACCCCGTACAACCCCTCCAGCCCGTATTCCTCCACGAAGGCCGGTTCGGACCTTTTGGTGCGCGCCTGGGTGCGGTCCTTCGGGCTGCAGGCCACCATCAGCAACTGCTCCAACAACTACGGCCCGTACCAGCATGTGGAAAAGTTCATTCCCCGCCAGATCACCAACGTGATCGACGGCGTGCGGCCCAAGCTCTATGGTGCCGGGGAGAACGTGCGGGACTGGATCCACGCCAACGACCATTCCTCGGCCGTGCTGACCATCATTGAAAAGGGCGAGATCGGCCAGACCTACCTGATCGGTGCTGACGGGGAGAAGAACAACAAGGAAGTTGTGGAACTGATCCTGACGCACATGGGGCTGCCCGCGGACGCCTACGACCAGGTCATCGACCGTCCCGGCCACGACCTGCGCTACGCCATTGATTCCTCCAAGCTGCGCTCCGAGCTGGGCTGGGCTCCGCAGTTCTCCAACTTCGAGCAGGGACTGGCCGATACCATCGCCTGGTACCGGGAACATGAGGAATGGTGGCGGCCCCAGAAGGACGCCACCGAAGCCAAATACAAGGTCCAGGGCCAGTAA
- the rfbA gene encoding glucose-1-phosphate thymidylyltransferase RfbA, which produces MRGIILAGGTGSRLHPITHGISKQLVPVYDKPMIYYPLSTLILSGIRDILIITTPYDADQFERLLGDGSQFGISITYAQQASPDGLAQAFVLGEEHIGGESVALILGDNIFYGHGMGTQLRRFENVDGGAIFGYWVQDPSAYGVVEFDAAGKALSLEEKPAHPKSNYAVPGLYFYDNDVVEIAKSLKPSPRGELEITDVNRVYLERGKLRVDILPRGTAWLDTGTFDSLNDASNFIRTVESRQGLKIGSPEEVAWRLGFLSDDELRKRAEPLVKSGYGDYLLSLLESGMR; this is translated from the coding sequence ATGCGCGGAATAATACTGGCCGGCGGCACGGGATCCCGGCTGCACCCCATCACCCATGGCATCAGCAAACAGCTTGTACCTGTCTATGACAAGCCAATGATCTACTACCCACTCTCCACGCTTATCCTCAGCGGCATCCGCGACATCCTCATCATTACTACCCCGTACGATGCGGATCAGTTTGAGCGGCTGCTCGGAGACGGCAGCCAGTTCGGGATCAGCATCACGTATGCCCAGCAGGCCTCCCCCGACGGCCTCGCCCAGGCTTTCGTCCTTGGCGAAGAACACATCGGCGGAGAATCCGTGGCCCTGATCCTTGGAGACAACATCTTCTATGGCCACGGTATGGGAACCCAGCTGCGCCGGTTTGAAAACGTGGACGGCGGAGCCATCTTCGGCTACTGGGTCCAGGACCCCAGCGCCTACGGCGTGGTGGAGTTCGACGCCGCCGGCAAGGCACTGTCCCTGGAAGAGAAGCCCGCACATCCCAAGAGCAACTACGCAGTCCCGGGTCTGTACTTCTACGACAACGACGTGGTGGAGATTGCCAAATCGCTCAAGCCTTCTCCCCGCGGGGAACTGGAAATCACTGACGTGAACCGGGTCTATCTGGAACGCGGGAAGCTGCGTGTGGACATCCTCCCCCGCGGCACCGCCTGGCTGGACACCGGCACGTTCGATTCGCTCAATGACGCTTCCAATTTCATCCGCACGGTGGAGAGCCGGCAGGGGCTCAAAATCGGTTCTCCAGAGGAAGTTGCCTGGCGGCTGGGGTTCCTCTCAGACGATGAGCTGCGCAAACGGGCGGAGCCGCTGGTAAAAAGCGGCTATGGAGACTACCTGCTCTCCCTGCTCGAGTCTGGTATGAGGTAG
- a CDS encoding ABC transporter ATP-binding protein — MANAIEVRNINKQFVLRHTRSMKEAFVWLVKGRKGDLSEKFHALKGVSLDIEQGETVALLGLNGSGKSTLLKHISGVMRPDTGTVGTRGRVAGLIEVGAGFHHDLSGRDNVYLNGAILGMTEQEIDEKFDSIVEFSEIGQFIDTEVKFYSSGMYLRLAFSVAVHTNPEVFLVDEILAVGDEPFQKKCIAKIRELADEGKTLVVVSHDLDLVAKICERGVLLEHGQVVMDGPVIDVVARLRGQG, encoded by the coding sequence GTGGCAAATGCCATTGAAGTACGCAATATCAACAAGCAGTTTGTCCTTCGGCATACGCGCTCCATGAAGGAGGCGTTTGTCTGGCTGGTGAAGGGCCGCAAGGGTGACCTCTCGGAAAAGTTCCACGCCCTCAAAGGTGTCTCCCTGGATATCGAGCAGGGGGAGACGGTTGCGCTTCTGGGCCTGAACGGGTCAGGCAAGTCCACGCTCCTGAAGCACATCTCGGGCGTCATGCGCCCCGACACCGGAACCGTGGGAACCAGGGGGCGGGTGGCCGGTCTGATCGAAGTGGGTGCAGGATTCCACCACGACCTCAGCGGCAGGGACAACGTGTACCTGAACGGTGCCATCCTGGGCATGACCGAGCAGGAGATCGACGAGAAGTTTGACTCCATCGTTGAGTTTTCGGAGATTGGCCAGTTCATCGATACCGAGGTGAAGTTCTACTCCTCGGGCATGTACCTGAGGCTGGCATTCTCCGTGGCTGTCCACACCAATCCCGAGGTGTTCCTCGTGGATGAGATCCTGGCCGTGGGCGATGAGCCGTTCCAGAAGAAGTGCATCGCAAAAATCCGTGAGCTTGCCGACGAAGGCAAGACCCTGGTTGTTGTCAGCCATGATCTGGATCTGGTGGCGAAGATTTGTGAGCGCGGTGTGCTGCTCGAGCACGGGCAGGTGGTCATGGACGGCCCGGTAATCGACGTCGTCGCCCGCCTGCGTGGCCAGGGCTAG
- a CDS encoding ABC transporter permease: MSTGALETPGRGAGLADIFRSRFLLKLLVSKELKVRYRGSVLGLLWSYVKPGVQFVVFYIALGIFLNLEQSDRNPSGLPNYAIYLFSGIVLINFFTEALGNASRSIVGNGGLIKKIYLPRQLFPVASVWVSAVHFVPQMIILLVACLFNGWRPSLLQLAAAVAGFIIVALLATGLGLLFGAVNVYFRDAENLVDMLLMIATWASPVLYSWDMVQEKLGETFFTLYQLNPITVAVETFHFAFWLPTTDGAEAIPPNLLSLWIPVALAISAAVLLIGQLVFRRLEGRFAQEL, encoded by the coding sequence TTGTCCACCGGCGCGCTCGAAACCCCGGGGCGGGGAGCAGGACTGGCGGATATCTTCCGGTCCCGCTTCCTGCTCAAGCTGCTCGTTTCCAAGGAACTCAAGGTCCGTTACCGCGGGTCGGTACTTGGGCTCCTGTGGTCCTATGTAAAGCCCGGCGTTCAGTTCGTGGTCTTCTACATTGCCCTCGGCATCTTCCTGAACCTGGAGCAGAGTGACCGCAATCCCAGCGGGCTGCCGAATTACGCGATCTATCTGTTCTCCGGCATTGTCCTGATCAACTTCTTCACTGAAGCGCTCGGGAACGCGTCCCGCTCCATCGTGGGCAACGGCGGCCTCATCAAGAAAATCTACCTGCCGCGACAGCTTTTCCCAGTGGCCTCGGTGTGGGTGTCCGCGGTGCATTTTGTTCCGCAGATGATCATCCTTCTGGTGGCCTGTCTGTTCAACGGATGGCGCCCTTCGCTGCTCCAGCTGGCGGCAGCGGTGGCGGGGTTCATCATCGTTGCCCTGCTGGCTACGGGACTGGGCCTGCTCTTTGGGGCAGTGAACGTCTACTTCCGGGACGCGGAGAACCTTGTGGACATGCTGCTCATGATTGCCACTTGGGCCTCCCCGGTGCTGTATTCATGGGACATGGTGCAGGAAAAGCTGGGGGAGACCTTCTTCACCCTTTACCAGCTCAATCCGATTACCGTGGCCGTGGAAACGTTCCACTTTGCGTTTTGGCTCCCCACAACGGACGGCGCCGAGGCAATTCCGCCGAACCTGCTGTCCCTTTGGATTCCCGTCGCCTTGGCCATATCCGCAGCTGTGCTGCTGATTGGCCAGCTCGTCTTCCGTCGCCTTGAAGGCCGTTTCGCGCAGGAGCTGTGA
- a CDS encoding glycosyltransferase: MDTALLYVDSGSAMGAQFNTMDGSMMKSTKTQSTEAAASGGEVHVEDFLSRTGTIARPGQRLSFGTYFNAFPASYWRRWTDVESVRLHVETKGAGAVSVYKSNARGSLQHVLTRRVDGDTVSDFDLTLKPFGDGGWYWFDLVAGAEPMALVEANWMAEGEAQKPGSITLEITTLNKNEFCLNNLKILADNPEALENVAEVLIVDQGTKKLVDAEGFAEAEAALGGKLRMIHQGNLGGSGGFARGMYEAVENGSDYALLLDDDIVMEPESITRMLTFADHCKTPTIVGAHMFDLYNRSVLHTFGETVNVFRFQPDHPFKEQVLGHDFARTNLRTTSWMHRRVDVDYNGWWMCMIPTEVIRNIGLSLPVFIKWDDAEYGLRAKAAGYNTVSLPGAAVWHITWADKDDAVDWQAYFHSRNRIITALLHSPYPRGGRVVREGSFIDIKHLISMQYFTAQGRVMALKDLIAGPEQLHDILPSRLPAIQAMRKEYSEAQFEADPEAFPRPGMVKPPRHGQGFKAPSYVTLVPWAAKTIVRQLTKPVAKSSIERPQARVAHIDNRWWRMSQYDSAVVTNADGTAASWYQRDPKKLRKLLAEGARLNAEILRDWHKLSQKYRKALPEITSMEAWKATFEKHSEESK; the protein is encoded by the coding sequence ATGGACACGGCACTGCTGTACGTCGACAGCGGCTCTGCCATGGGTGCGCAGTTCAACACCATGGACGGCTCCATGATGAAGTCCACGAAGACGCAGAGCACCGAGGCCGCCGCGTCCGGCGGTGAAGTGCATGTGGAGGACTTCCTCTCCCGCACCGGCACCATTGCCCGCCCCGGGCAGCGTCTGTCCTTCGGCACTTATTTCAACGCCTTCCCGGCGAGCTACTGGCGCCGCTGGACCGACGTTGAAAGTGTCCGCCTGCATGTGGAAACCAAGGGCGCCGGCGCCGTCAGCGTCTACAAGTCCAACGCTCGCGGCTCCCTGCAGCATGTGTTGACCCGGCGGGTTGACGGTGACACGGTTTCCGACTTTGACCTCACGCTGAAGCCCTTTGGCGACGGCGGCTGGTACTGGTTTGACCTGGTGGCGGGCGCCGAGCCCATGGCCCTTGTTGAAGCCAACTGGATGGCCGAAGGCGAGGCACAGAAACCCGGTTCAATCACGCTGGAAATCACCACGCTGAACAAGAACGAGTTCTGCCTGAACAACCTCAAGATTCTGGCGGACAATCCCGAGGCACTGGAAAACGTTGCCGAGGTGCTGATCGTTGATCAGGGGACCAAGAAGCTGGTTGACGCCGAAGGCTTCGCGGAAGCCGAAGCCGCACTTGGCGGCAAGCTCCGGATGATCCACCAGGGCAACCTGGGCGGTTCCGGCGGTTTTGCCCGCGGCATGTATGAAGCCGTGGAAAACGGCAGCGACTATGCGCTGTTGCTCGATGATGACATCGTCATGGAACCGGAGAGCATCACCCGGATGCTCACCTTCGCGGACCACTGCAAGACGCCCACCATCGTCGGTGCGCACATGTTCGACCTGTACAACCGCTCCGTCCTGCACACCTTCGGCGAGACGGTCAACGTTTTCCGGTTCCAGCCGGACCATCCGTTCAAGGAACAGGTCCTCGGCCACGACTTCGCGCGCACCAACCTGCGCACCACCTCGTGGATGCACCGCCGCGTGGACGTGGACTACAACGGCTGGTGGATGTGCATGATCCCCACCGAGGTTATCCGCAACATTGGGCTTTCCCTGCCCGTGTTCATCAAATGGGACGACGCCGAATACGGGCTCCGCGCCAAGGCCGCCGGTTACAACACCGTCTCGCTGCCCGGTGCCGCCGTCTGGCACATCACCTGGGCTGACAAAGACGATGCCGTGGACTGGCAGGCCTACTTCCACAGCCGGAACCGCATCATCACCGCCCTGCTGCACAGCCCCTATCCGCGAGGCGGACGGGTGGTGCGTGAGGGCAGCTTCATTGATATCAAGCACCTGATCTCCATGCAGTACTTCACGGCACAGGGACGCGTGATGGCGCTGAAGGACCTGATCGCCGGTCCGGAGCAGCTCCACGACATCCTGCCCAGCCGGCTCCCTGCCATTCAGGCGATGCGCAAGGAATATTCCGAAGCACAGTTCGAAGCCGACCCCGAGGCGTTCCCCCGCCCGGGCATGGTCAAACCGCCGCGCCACGGACAGGGCTTCAAAGCACCGTCCTACGTCACGCTCGTGCCCTGGGCAGCCAAGACCATTGTCCGGCAGCTGACCAAGCCGGTGGCGAAGTCCAGCATCGAACGGCCCCAGGCCCGGGTTGCCCACATCGACAACCGGTGGTGGCGCATGTCGCAGTATGACAGCGCGGTGGTCACGAACGCAGACGGCACGGCAGCCTCGTGGTACCAGCGGGATCCAAAGAAGCTGCGGAAACTGCTGGCCGAGGGAGCGCGCTTGAACGCAGAAATCCTGAGGGACTGGCACAAGCTGAGCCAGAAGTACCGCAAGGCGCTTCCGGAAATCACGTCCATGGAGGCCTGGAAAGCGACCTTCGAAAAGCACTCGGAAGAGAGTAAATAA
- a CDS encoding acyltransferase family protein — translation MSQLQSEAPRAAVGGAPLAEKTAHRPEVQGLRALAVLMVVTYHIWFGRVSGGVDIFLLISAFLLTLSFVRKVEAGVPLKLGRYWLRQFKRLLPPVAVVLLGTLTATALFVPRSRWSEILSQSWASLLYFQNWVLAGESVDYYAADHSTASPLQHFWSLSIQGQVFILWPLLLAASALLARMLRVRFRLVVLAVFGAVFVASLSFSIAETYGNQAHAYFDTRTRLWEFALGTLLALALPYLKPPRWMRVGMGWLGLAIMLSVGFLLDVQGQFPGYVALVPLVAASLVIVAGQTGSRIGADRFLSWKPLMRLGDMSYALYLWHWPVLVIYLIWRDRQEVGLVGGAAIIMFSLVLAYLTTKLVERPLRSSAWVNRNSVRAAVVIGLCVAVAAAPIAGWQYGLKVQAERLEAEALQNNPGARVLLADMSTPDAQPIPLLSSLGKEWGVLETDCSDLDTRPSDPVLLDSCMASVTEGEAEKTVLVIGDSHAEQWLGALEPMAKKLNYQLISLLMGACSFGEPSEGRSPGCNDFNAAALDYALELNPDAVFTVATAARPVEAADPPVDGLPEASEVLRQAGIPMVGVRDNPRYSFDMLRCAEANGPYSEECSTDVSEKLSDPVSIASFFASLPGVELMDMTDLICPYGTCVPTVGNVYVYLDDNHLTTTYTASMIDAFESRFRAAVNW, via the coding sequence GTGTCGCAGCTACAATCGGAAGCCCCCAGGGCCGCCGTGGGCGGTGCCCCTCTTGCCGAAAAAACCGCTCACCGACCTGAGGTTCAGGGTCTGCGGGCGCTGGCGGTGCTCATGGTTGTCACGTATCACATCTGGTTTGGGCGTGTTTCCGGCGGAGTGGACATCTTCCTGCTTATCTCCGCTTTTCTCCTGACGCTCTCTTTCGTGCGGAAAGTTGAAGCCGGGGTTCCGCTGAAGCTTGGCCGTTATTGGCTGCGCCAGTTCAAACGGTTGTTGCCTCCGGTTGCGGTGGTGCTGCTGGGAACGCTGACAGCAACGGCGCTGTTCGTTCCCCGGAGCCGCTGGTCTGAGATTCTCTCGCAGAGCTGGGCTTCGCTGCTGTATTTCCAGAACTGGGTGCTGGCCGGTGAGTCAGTGGACTATTACGCTGCAGACCACAGCACAGCGAGCCCGCTGCAGCACTTCTGGTCCCTCTCCATCCAAGGACAGGTCTTCATTCTCTGGCCGCTGCTGCTGGCTGCATCCGCCCTTCTGGCCCGCATGCTTCGGGTTCGCTTCCGCCTAGTGGTCCTGGCCGTATTTGGGGCAGTCTTCGTTGCCTCCCTCAGCTTCTCCATTGCGGAGACCTATGGGAACCAGGCCCACGCCTACTTCGATACCCGAACCAGGCTCTGGGAATTCGCCCTGGGAACCCTGCTTGCACTGGCATTGCCCTATCTGAAGCCGCCGCGCTGGATGCGGGTCGGGATGGGCTGGCTGGGGCTTGCCATTATGCTCAGCGTGGGCTTTCTGTTGGATGTTCAGGGACAGTTCCCCGGTTATGTGGCGCTTGTACCGCTGGTGGCGGCATCGCTGGTGATCGTGGCCGGGCAGACAGGCAGCCGCATTGGCGCAGACCGGTTCCTGTCCTGGAAGCCGTTGATGCGTCTTGGCGACATGTCCTACGCCTTGTATCTGTGGCACTGGCCCGTGCTGGTGATCTACCTGATTTGGCGGGACCGCCAGGAAGTGGGACTGGTAGGCGGAGCTGCGATCATCATGTTCTCCCTTGTCCTGGCCTACCTGACTACCAAGCTGGTTGAACGCCCGCTTCGTTCCTCGGCCTGGGTCAATCGAAACTCGGTGCGGGCCGCCGTGGTGATTGGCCTGTGCGTTGCCGTAGCGGCGGCCCCGATAGCGGGCTGGCAGTACGGGCTCAAAGTCCAGGCCGAGCGGCTTGAAGCCGAGGCGCTCCAGAACAATCCCGGGGCGCGTGTGTTGCTGGCAGACATGAGTACTCCGGATGCCCAACCCATTCCGTTGCTGAGCTCGCTGGGCAAAGAATGGGGTGTCCTGGAAACCGACTGTTCGGACCTAGATACACGGCCTTCTGATCCCGTGCTGTTGGACTCGTGCATGGCATCGGTGACGGAGGGCGAGGCAGAGAAAACTGTTCTTGTCATCGGGGATTCCCATGCCGAGCAGTGGCTTGGGGCACTGGAGCCGATGGCGAAGAAGCTCAACTACCAGCTGATCTCTCTGCTGATGGGTGCCTGCTCATTCGGGGAGCCCTCCGAGGGGCGGAGCCCTGGATGCAATGACTTCAACGCTGCAGCGCTGGACTACGCACTGGAACTGAATCCCGACGCCGTCTTCACCGTGGCGACGGCCGCTCGCCCGGTGGAGGCTGCCGATCCGCCCGTCGACGGGCTGCCGGAAGCATCCGAGGTGCTGCGGCAGGCCGGGATTCCAATGGTGGGCGTCCGTGACAATCCTCGGTATAGCTTCGATATGCTCCGATGCGCCGAGGCCAATGGCCCGTACTCCGAAGAATGCAGCACCGATGTGAGTGAGAAACTCTCAGATCCCGTCTCCATTGCGTCCTTCTTCGCATCGCTGCCGGGGGTAGAACTGATGGACATGACGGACCTGATCTGCCCCTACGGCACCTGCGTCCCAACGGTGGGCAACGTCTACGTCTATCTGGACGACAATCACCTCACAACCACCTACACCGCCTCAATGATTGACGCATTCGAGAGCCGATTCCGTGCAGCTGTGAACTGGTAG
- a CDS encoding WhiB family transcriptional regulator, whose translation MDWRSRAACLDKDPELFFPVGNTGPALLQIEEAKSVCRRCPVMDTCLQWAIETGQDAGVWGGMSEDERRALKRRAARARRAS comes from the coding sequence ATGGATTGGCGGAGCCGCGCAGCGTGTCTGGACAAGGATCCGGAGCTGTTCTTCCCTGTGGGCAACACCGGCCCGGCTCTTCTTCAGATTGAAGAAGCCAAGAGTGTGTGCCGGCGATGCCCGGTTATGGATACCTGCCTCCAGTGGGCCATCGAAACCGGCCAGGACGCAGGCGTCTGGGGCGGCATGAGCGAAGACGAGCGCCGCGCGCTGAAGCGCCGTGCCGCACGCGCACGACGCGCTTCGTAG